One genomic window of Candidatus Hydrogenedentota bacterium includes the following:
- a CDS encoding V-type ATP synthase subunit A: MAVTEQHIVGKLVRIAGPMIEAEGMLGVSMGEILTVGKLGLMGEVIRIEGDKIYAQVFESTEGMFLGEEVVATGVPLAVELGPGLLGATFDGIQRPLITLQQSSGDFIGRGITAVALDRTKKWSFTPVAKVGQDVKGGDILGTVPETIAIEHKILVPPHVNGKIAWMQSAGDYTVEEVIARLEDGTEIRMMHKSPVKQSRPVHKVLPPAEPFLTRQRVLDMLFPIAKGGSAIVPGGFGAGKTVVEQSMSKYSNAQIIVYVGCGERGNEMAEVLTEFPELVDPNTGDSLMNRTILVVNTSNMPVAARDASVYTGMTLAEYYRDMGYDVALMADSTSRWAEALREISSRLEEMPGEEGYPTYLSERISAFYERCGNVICAGSEATTDKPRRGSLTAVGAVSPAGGDFSEPVTQTSMRVSGALWALDSALAYRRHYPSVNWNRSFTLYFEGLKDWFDQNAPAGWNMRRQQAATLLQRETELQDIVQLVGPDALQDMERLVLEVSRLIREVFLQQSAFSENDASCGLEKCFGLLETILVYHEECEKVLRREVPLTRISELPLREQIARLKEEPNDGFTAKKDACIENYKQVLAGLEAK; encoded by the coding sequence ATGGCGGTGACGGAACAACATATCGTCGGAAAGCTCGTCCGAATCGCCGGGCCGATGATTGAGGCCGAAGGCATGCTCGGGGTCTCCATGGGTGAGATCCTGACCGTTGGTAAATTGGGCCTGATGGGCGAAGTGATTCGTATCGAGGGCGACAAGATTTATGCGCAGGTGTTTGAAAGCACCGAAGGCATGTTTCTCGGCGAGGAAGTCGTGGCCACGGGCGTGCCCCTGGCCGTCGAACTCGGACCGGGCCTGCTCGGCGCCACCTTCGACGGCATCCAGCGCCCCCTCATCACGCTCCAGCAGTCTTCGGGCGACTTCATCGGCCGCGGTATCACCGCCGTGGCCCTCGATCGCACCAAGAAATGGTCCTTCACGCCCGTGGCCAAGGTCGGCCAGGACGTCAAGGGCGGCGACATCCTGGGCACGGTCCCGGAAACGATCGCCATCGAGCACAAGATTCTGGTGCCCCCGCACGTGAACGGCAAGATCGCCTGGATGCAGTCCGCGGGCGATTACACGGTGGAAGAGGTGATCGCGCGCCTGGAAGACGGCACCGAGATCCGGATGATGCACAAGTCGCCCGTGAAGCAGTCGCGCCCGGTGCACAAGGTGCTTCCCCCCGCCGAGCCCTTCCTCACCCGCCAGCGCGTGCTCGACATGCTCTTCCCCATCGCCAAGGGCGGCTCGGCCATCGTGCCGGGCGGTTTCGGCGCGGGCAAGACCGTGGTGGAACAGAGCATGTCCAAATACTCGAACGCACAGATCATCGTGTACGTGGGTTGCGGCGAGCGCGGCAATGAAATGGCCGAAGTGCTGACCGAATTCCCCGAGCTGGTCGACCCAAACACGGGCGACTCGCTGATGAACCGCACCATCCTGGTCGTGAACACGTCCAACATGCCGGTGGCCGCGCGCGACGCGTCGGTGTACACGGGCATGACCCTGGCCGAATACTATCGCGACATGGGCTACGATGTGGCGCTGATGGCCGACTCCACCTCGCGCTGGGCCGAAGCGCTCCGCGAAATTTCTTCCCGCCTGGAGGAAATGCCGGGTGAAGAAGGTTACCCGACCTACCTCTCCGAGCGCATTTCCGCGTTCTACGAACGCTGCGGCAACGTCATCTGCGCGGGCTCCGAAGCCACGACGGACAAGCCCCGCCGGGGATCGCTCACCGCGGTGGGCGCCGTGTCCCCCGCCGGCGGCGACTTCTCCGAGCCGGTTACGCAGACCTCCATGCGCGTGTCCGGCGCCCTCTGGGCCCTGGATTCGGCCCTGGCCTACCGCCGCCACTACCCCAGCGTAAACTGGAACCGCTCCTTCACCCTGTACTTCGAGGGGCTCAAGGATTGGTTTGACCAGAACGCCCCCGCCGGCTGGAACATGCGCCGCCAGCAGGCCGCCACGCTCCTGCAGCGTGAAACGGAACTTCAGGACATCGTACAGCTCGTCGGCCCCGACGCGCTTCAGGACATGGAACGTCTGGTGCTTGAAGTATCGCGTCTTATCCGCGAAGTGTTCCTGCAGCAGAGCGCCTTCTCCGAGAACGACGCCTCCTGCGGTCTGGAAAAGTGCTTCGGCCTTCTCGAAACCATCCTGGTCTATCACGAGGAGTGCGAGAAGGTGCTGCGCCGCGAGGTTCCGCTGACCCGGATCAGCGAGCTGCCCCTCCGCGAGCAGATTGCCCGTCTGAAGGAAGAGCCGAACGACGGCTTCACCGCCAAGAAAGACGCCTGCATCGAGAACTATAAGCAAGTGCTTGCCGGTCTGGAAGCCAAATAA